Proteins from one Cicer arietinum cultivar CDC Frontier isolate Library 1 chromosome 3, Cicar.CDCFrontier_v2.0, whole genome shotgun sequence genomic window:
- the LOC140919592 gene encoding anaphase-promoting complex subunit 11, producing MKWDEISETCKENKKWHAVASWTWDAQDETCGICRMAFDGCCPDCKLPGDDCPLIWGACNHAFHLHCILKWVNSQTSQAHCPMCRREWQFKG from the exons ATGAAGTGGGATGAAATCAGTGAAACTTGTAAGGAGAACAAAAA ATGGCATGCTGTTGCTTCTTGGACTTGGGATGCCCAAGATGAAACATGTGGGATTTGTAGGATGGCCTTTGATGGATGTTGTCCTGATTGTAAACTTCCTGGAGATGACTGTCCACTCA TTTGGGGTGCATGCAATCACGCATTTCATTTGCATTGTATCTTGAAATGGGTGAATTCTCAAACCTCACAAGCACATTGCCCAATGTGTCGTCGGGAATGGCAATTTAAAGGTTGA
- the LOC140919591 gene encoding uncharacterized protein has product MVRLSFLLLVFLVCVTSTYAVKVVDIDTICKNVKNHSFCSNLLNSKPGAKEDLVSLTQYTIDVLHDNITNTVNLINKLIVQSAGNFNLTYHYQSCLSVFGIKNGGALQLIEEVKKLFKTRNYTAVITYLNDISFDALACLVTNSPSDTSVLSKYVDDVKQVTDIVRIILSYLMQA; this is encoded by the coding sequence atggtCCGTTTATCTTTCCTTCTGCTAGTTTTTCTTGTATGTGTGACATCTACTTATGCGGTCAAAGTTGTCGATATTGATACCATTTGCAAAAATGTCAAGAACCATTCATTTTGTTCAAATCTTCTCAATTCAAAGCCTGGTGCAAAGGAAGATCTCGTTAGCCTTACACAATATACCATCGATGTGCTTCATGATAATATTACCAACACTGTCAATCTAATCAATAAGCTAATTGTACAAAGTGCTGGTAATTTCAATTTAACATACCATTATCAAAGTTGTTTATCTGTTTttggtattaaaaatggaggtGCCCTTCAACTAATCGaagaagttaaaaaattattcaaaacgAGAAATTACACAGCTGTGATTACGTATTTGAATGATATCTCTTTCGACGCTTTAGCATGTTTAGTAACAAACTCCCCAAGTGATACCTCTGTGTTATCAAAATATGTTGATGATGTCAAACAGGTTACTGATATTGTTCGAATTATACTAAGTTATTTGATGCAAGCCTAA